In one window of Leptospira sp. GIMC2001 DNA:
- a CDS encoding Fic family protein gives MIKLETYRSGSLEKHPTVYSYFLPTPINDHWQWGDQTLNLLLEKAAIKLGELNSFARLVPNIDLFIQLHVTKEAVISSRIEGTQTEMEEALLEEEEISPERRNDWIEVKNYINAINQAIQELESLPISSRLIKQTHKILLSSVRGENKLPGEFRNSQNWIGGASLLDAVFIPPNQDYVNELMSDLEKFLHNEEINVPALIKIGIAHYQFETIHPFLDGNGRIGRLLITLFLVDKKVLQKPLLYLSAFFEQNKGLYYDKLTIVRNSNDLLQWLKYFLIGIAETAENATRTLSSILELKSRLEITLSKTFGKRAANANLLLQNLFLNPVVHVKQVQSILDLSYKSANDLINDFVEQNILKEMTGQIRNRVFVFDEYLKMFSLKKNQEPI, from the coding sequence ATGATTAAACTAGAAACCTACCGCTCTGGAAGTTTGGAAAAACATCCTACAGTATACTCCTATTTTCTACCCACCCCAATTAACGACCATTGGCAATGGGGTGATCAAACTCTCAATTTGCTATTAGAAAAAGCAGCTATCAAACTAGGAGAATTGAATTCATTTGCCCGACTGGTTCCTAATATTGATTTATTTATTCAGCTACATGTCACAAAAGAGGCTGTGATTTCCAGCCGTATTGAGGGAACTCAAACAGAAATGGAAGAAGCGCTACTTGAGGAAGAGGAAATTTCTCCTGAAAGAAGAAATGACTGGATCGAAGTTAAAAACTATATCAACGCTATTAACCAAGCTATTCAAGAACTGGAATCACTTCCTATATCTTCAAGACTTATAAAACAAACTCATAAAATTCTACTCAGTAGTGTAAGGGGGGAAAATAAATTACCAGGAGAATTCCGCAATAGCCAGAACTGGATTGGTGGCGCTTCTCTTCTAGATGCTGTTTTCATTCCACCTAATCAAGATTATGTCAATGAATTAATGAGTGACCTAGAAAAGTTCCTTCACAATGAAGAAATTAATGTCCCGGCACTCATTAAAATTGGTATTGCTCACTATCAATTTGAAACGATACATCCATTTCTAGATGGGAACGGACGAATTGGCAGATTATTGATCACTTTATTTTTGGTAGACAAAAAAGTTCTGCAAAAACCTCTATTATATCTTTCTGCATTCTTTGAACAGAACAAGGGGCTTTATTACGATAAACTTACAATTGTGAGGAATTCAAATGACTTACTTCAATGGCTAAAATACTTTCTAATCGGAATTGCCGAAACAGCAGAAAATGCTACACGAACTCTTTCTTCCATATTAGAATTAAAATCACGATTGGAAATTACTTTATCCAAAACCTTTGGAAAAAGAGCCGCTAATGCTAATTTATTATTACAAAATTTGTTTTTAAATCCGGTCGTTCATGTAAAACAAGTTCAATCAATTTTGGATTTGAGTTATAAATCAGCAAACGATTTGATTAATGATTTCGTAGAGCAAAATATTCTTAAAGAAATGACTGGACAGATTCGAAATCGAGTTTTTGTCTTTGATGAATATCTCAAAATGTTTAGTCTAAAGAAAAATCAGGAACCAATTTAA
- a CDS encoding Lsa36 family surface (lipo)protein, whose amino-acid sequence MKTTLNRQLSLNGSFPFIYNIRIIPIIFAFMLTVVTPMRIYANFVCVGLECTNISNETILAGNLINPVLGEIYTDDFLTGMAESGVLQNINSALLGGSFIQKNRVSLGYSVARTYLTGRDFYFGSTELNQLPNLGVAASPSISYSTNLGYLFNQNGDWNKWNLHIQFFSYYPSKNNLPYLNLKNAELDGNILNASLNLRYFPFASENDDDRIWKGLSFGFGIFHTNQEIILSSYDRSLTQFRLEGERRRWLGTNQAKYESTINTLTADTRYSYSLSNFSFFTGLGLMHNHGANSIRLERYASISSSSNRDDFTSNPSGLGIDIVRKESINSSGFYGIFGVELNWSDYGLAIEYLRNIDSESISLGMRYRF is encoded by the coding sequence ATGAAAACTACACTAAATCGACAATTGTCACTCAATGGCTCCTTTCCTTTTATTTATAATATTCGCATTATTCCAATCATCTTCGCATTCATGCTAACTGTTGTTACACCAATGCGAATCTATGCAAACTTCGTCTGCGTGGGTTTAGAATGTACTAATATATCAAACGAAACAATACTTGCTGGCAATCTTATTAATCCAGTTCTTGGAGAGATTTACACTGATGATTTCTTGACTGGAATGGCAGAAAGCGGCGTTCTGCAGAACATAAACTCCGCTTTGCTCGGTGGATCTTTCATTCAAAAAAACCGAGTAAGCCTAGGATATTCGGTGGCTAGAACTTACCTTACAGGACGAGATTTCTATTTTGGATCTACGGAGTTGAATCAATTACCAAATTTGGGAGTTGCTGCGTCTCCATCAATTTCTTATTCAACAAACTTAGGATATTTGTTCAATCAGAATGGTGATTGGAATAAATGGAATCTGCATATTCAATTCTTCTCATATTATCCTTCGAAGAATAATTTACCGTATTTGAATCTAAAGAATGCGGAACTTGATGGAAATATACTGAACGCAAGTCTCAATCTGCGATATTTTCCTTTTGCTTCCGAAAATGACGACGATCGGATATGGAAGGGATTGTCTTTTGGATTTGGAATCTTCCATACAAATCAAGAAATTATTTTGAGCTCATATGATCGCAGTCTGACACAATTTCGGTTGGAGGGAGAAAGAAGAAGATGGCTTGGTACCAATCAAGCCAAATATGAATCCACAATAAATACCCTAACGGCAGATACGAGGTATTCTTATTCTCTTTCGAATTTTTCCTTCTTTACTGGATTGGGCTTGATGCATAACCATGGGGCTAATTCTATTCGACTTGAGCGATATGCAAGTATTTCGTCTTCGAGTAATCGGGATGATTTCACAAGCAATCCAAGCGGGCTTGGCATTGATATCGTGAGAAAAGAAAGTATAAACAGTTCAGGTTTCTATGGAATTTTTGGAGTTGAATTGAATTGGTCAGATTATGGATTAGCAATCGAATATCTAAGAAATATAGATTCCGAATCCATTAGCTTAGGAATGCGTTACCGATTCTGA
- a CDS encoding L,D-transpeptidase family protein: MKLLVSFLILIFAIPINNLLADSHTIVIVNKTNKILQVKKSSEIVLEIPISLGFEPSGAKKEEGDGKTPEGKYKIDYVINDWDYYKAMHISYPNATQIAEAKKKNINPGGGILIHGMRPRWNWVGRLHSFINWTHGCIAVTNEEMDQLFKLVPVGSSIIIDP, translated from the coding sequence ATGAAACTATTAGTCAGTTTTCTCATCCTAATATTTGCAATTCCAATAAATAATTTATTAGCCGATAGTCATACTATTGTTATTGTCAATAAGACGAATAAAATTTTACAAGTCAAAAAAAGCTCGGAAATAGTCCTAGAAATTCCCATTTCCCTTGGCTTCGAACCCTCTGGTGCAAAAAAAGAGGAAGGCGATGGCAAAACACCTGAGGGAAAGTATAAGATAGATTATGTGATCAACGATTGGGATTATTATAAAGCAATGCATATATCCTACCCAAATGCGACTCAGATCGCCGAGGCAAAGAAAAAGAATATCAATCCAGGAGGAGGCATTCTCATTCATGGTATGAGACCAAGGTGGAACTGGGTTGGACGTTTGCATAGTTTTATCAATTGGACTCATGGTTGTATAGCAGTTACCAATGAAGAAATGGATCAACTGTTTAAACTTGTTCCGGTCGGATCAAGCATTATTATAGATCCATAG
- a CDS encoding ZIP family metal transporter: MKIQPKNEKKSFLINAVFNFHILFKNNPVSFSFLGFILLILIYLLSRSFLLLNTGQYNDILIFAMIGSGISFLATAIGALPAFFLSKIQHRTEDIMLGFSAGMMLSASTFSLIIPGLDSGRQLFGSSGLGSMVVVFGMGLGVALMMGLEQLIPHEHEKTGTFGLGQERVSRIWLFVFAIALHNIPEGMAIGVGFSQGDFSVGLPLTIAIALQNLPEGLAVAITLRGVGVPVNRAVMVAAITGLLEPVGAVLGVGLAVGNPIAYPIGLGLAGGAMIFVVSHEVIPETHRNGHQTASTVGLMIGFAVMMVLDTAFGG, encoded by the coding sequence ATGAAAATTCAGCCTAAAAATGAAAAAAAAAGTTTCCTAATCAATGCAGTATTTAATTTCCATATTCTGTTCAAGAACAACCCCGTAAGTTTTTCATTTTTGGGTTTTATTCTTTTAATTTTAATCTATTTGTTATCTAGAAGTTTTTTACTTTTGAATACAGGTCAATATAATGATATTCTAATATTTGCTATGATTGGAAGTGGAATTAGTTTTCTTGCGACGGCAATTGGTGCCCTGCCTGCATTTTTTCTTTCCAAGATTCAACACCGAACAGAAGATATCATGCTAGGATTCTCTGCAGGAATGATGCTTTCTGCATCCACTTTCTCCTTGATCATACCTGGGTTGGATTCTGGCCGCCAATTGTTTGGAAGCTCAGGTCTTGGATCAATGGTAGTTGTATTCGGTATGGGATTGGGGGTTGCATTGATGATGGGACTTGAGCAGCTGATCCCGCATGAACATGAGAAGACGGGAACTTTTGGATTAGGACAAGAGAGAGTAAGCCGCATATGGTTATTTGTTTTTGCAATCGCACTTCATAATATACCGGAAGGTATGGCAATCGGAGTCGGATTTTCCCAAGGAGATTTCTCTGTAGGATTGCCACTAACGATAGCTATAGCATTACAAAATCTTCCAGAAGGACTTGCCGTTGCGATTACACTAAGAGGAGTAGGAGTTCCAGTGAATAGAGCTGTTATGGTTGCAGCCATTACAGGACTACTTGAACCTGTGGGAGCGGTATTAGGAGTTGGACTCGCGGTAGGTAATCCGATTGCATATCCAATTGGGCTAGGACTTGCCGGCGGTGCTATGATTTTTGTTGTATCTCATGAAGTGATACCTGAGACGCATCGAAACGGTCATCAGACAGCATCAACTGTTGGACTCATGATTGGTTTTGCCGTAATGATGGTGTTAGATACAGCATTTGGAGGATAG
- a CDS encoding DUF2207 domain-containing protein — MKNFWQVSNLFRKIVIFTFIFQVLVILFINNSTLIAQEKYLDWDKIHVDAFIDEDGSMLIQEIQSIRFNGDWNGGYRYFDIGFGQSFDFISIERKNSEGEWIKLKDGDLDNLDHYDWNRSENQIKWRSRSISDPPFDNKVIEYRITGRYYNILDRKFNGKFALDHDFGFADRNGDIRQMTVDLRWHANWEPDDLSSHESSDRLIRFRSEASLAPGKKMICKSNFSFIGANADILPPSILKVYLVRFFYLILLACLLAVFQFGMYVYSKKKGVFANPFKITDWKDFAIVLGDLSPEDIAILSEKGIVSAWMTRLFLEKKILKFHDKNNEFGLKKLVSDSEFSLLDQKIIPDLFVNNKEQVTPVDIKQHYGIQGISYSLKSDIESVYRNALLERGVLSERKTFMGTLLNVFLDKIIFKLFLFIPFVLVSIGLYFYFLDSYLASNGIVAPQFFISLIAILFSTIVISVIEDDHYGFADLERNRKRYFYTRYLRSLIPSIFVIAFYFWSLHLTEQFVYICLSLMGLISIRHLFHYSPHHYINQINWSLKALALKNYMDAKLSSDDECDIPIVYSSYIPAFDLIFDLEYRIKHMKKNDCLYLLPENFPKFQYATPTSFRKSQSGDFDISNSEKTSTAPNQSSNTARNAAIAGAGGLFAGAGAVASWSQMNDFSSTASYSPPSRSSSSGGSSSSGGGGGGGW; from the coding sequence ATGAAAAACTTTTGGCAAGTCTCCAATTTATTTAGAAAGATTGTAATTTTTACATTTATATTTCAAGTTTTAGTTATTTTATTTATTAATAATTCAACTTTAATTGCTCAGGAAAAATATTTAGATTGGGATAAGATTCATGTTGATGCCTTTATTGATGAAGATGGAAGCATGTTGATCCAAGAAATTCAAAGTATTCGGTTTAACGGAGATTGGAACGGAGGATATCGATATTTTGATATTGGCTTTGGACAGAGCTTTGATTTTATTTCAATAGAACGTAAGAATAGCGAAGGAGAATGGATCAAATTAAAAGACGGTGATCTAGACAATTTGGACCATTACGATTGGAATCGATCTGAGAATCAAATAAAATGGAGGAGCAGAAGTATATCCGATCCACCTTTCGATAATAAGGTTATAGAATATCGTATTACTGGAAGGTATTACAATATCCTAGATCGCAAATTCAATGGAAAATTTGCATTGGATCATGATTTTGGATTTGCTGATAGAAATGGAGACATTCGTCAGATGACTGTGGATCTGAGGTGGCATGCAAATTGGGAGCCTGATGACCTGTCCAGTCATGAATCTTCTGATCGCTTGATTCGTTTCAGATCTGAGGCAAGCCTTGCACCTGGAAAGAAAATGATATGCAAATCCAATTTTAGTTTTATCGGTGCGAATGCAGACATATTACCTCCTTCAATTCTAAAAGTCTATTTAGTAAGATTTTTCTATCTTATTTTATTGGCTTGCTTACTGGCAGTTTTCCAATTTGGAATGTATGTATATTCCAAGAAGAAAGGTGTTTTTGCGAATCCTTTTAAAATCACGGACTGGAAAGATTTTGCAATTGTGTTAGGTGATTTATCTCCGGAAGATATTGCAATTCTTTCTGAAAAGGGAATTGTCTCGGCTTGGATGACAAGGTTGTTCCTAGAAAAGAAAATTTTAAAATTCCATGACAAGAATAATGAATTTGGTTTAAAGAAATTGGTTTCAGATTCAGAATTTTCTCTATTGGATCAGAAGATTATTCCAGATCTTTTTGTGAATAATAAAGAACAAGTTACTCCAGTTGATATAAAACAGCATTATGGAATTCAAGGGATTTCCTATTCTTTGAAATCTGACATTGAGTCCGTTTATAGAAATGCTTTATTAGAAAGAGGAGTATTATCTGAAAGAAAAACTTTTATGGGAACCCTATTGAATGTATTCTTAGATAAAATTATCTTCAAATTGTTTCTTTTTATTCCTTTTGTTTTAGTATCGATTGGTTTGTATTTTTATTTTTTGGATTCCTATTTGGCTTCGAACGGAATTGTTGCACCGCAGTTTTTTATTTCATTAATTGCGATTCTTTTTTCAACCATAGTAATTTCTGTGATTGAGGATGATCACTATGGCTTTGCTGATTTGGAAAGAAATCGCAAACGATATTTTTATACTCGCTATTTAAGATCATTGATTCCATCTATTTTTGTTATCGCTTTTTATTTTTGGAGTTTGCATCTAACTGAACAATTTGTTTATATCTGTTTGAGTTTGATGGGCTTGATCAGTATTCGTCATTTGTTTCACTATTCCCCGCACCATTATATCAACCAAATCAATTGGTCGCTTAAGGCACTCGCTCTTAAGAATTATATGGATGCCAAGCTTAGCTCCGACGATGAATGTGATATCCCGATTGTTTACTCAAGTTATATTCCTGCATTTGATTTGATTTTTGATCTTGAATATAGAATCAAACATATGAAAAAGAATGACTGTCTTTATTTGCTTCCTGAAAATTTTCCAAAATTTCAATATGCAACTCCAACATCATTTCGCAAAAGCCAATCCGGTGATTTTGATATATCGAATTCAGAAAAAACTTCTACGGCTCCGAACCAGAGCTCTAATACTGCGAGAAATGCAGCAATTGCCGGTGCTGGAGGATTGTTTGCAGGAGCTGGTGCTGTAGCATCCTGGAGTCAAATGAATGACTTTTCGTCTACAGCAAGTTATTCGCCGCCATCCAGATCTTCGTCCAGTGGAGGATCAAGTTCATCGGGTGGAGGCGGTGGTGGAGGCTGGTAA